From a region of the Megalops cyprinoides isolate fMegCyp1 chromosome 13, fMegCyp1.pri, whole genome shotgun sequence genome:
- the sema6dl gene encoding sema domain, transmembrane domain (TM), and cytoplasmic domain, (semaphorin) 6D, like isoform X1 — MGPRAQLLLSLVLLTAPRLWAVSFPEDNVPIDTIDYHYSKQYPVFRGRPAGNESQHRLDFQLMTKIQDTLFIAGRDQVYLVSLRETYRTEIIPYRKLTWRSGQADRETCAMKGKHRDECHNFIKVLVPRNDDLVFICGTNGFNPMCRYYRLDNLEFDGEEISGLARCPFDAKQTNVALFADGKLYSATVADFLASDAVIYRSMGDGSALRTIKYDSKWLKEPHFLHAVDYGNYVYFFFREIAAEHNNLGKAVYSRVARICKNDVGGSQRVLEKHWTSFVKARLNCSVPGESFFYFDVLQSITDIIEINGVPTVVGVFTTQLNSIPGSAVCAFSMADIEKVFRGRFKEQKTPDSVWTAFPEDRLPKPRPGCCAGHGLAESYKTSIDFPDETLLFIKSHPLMDSAVPSVNEEPWFTKTRVRYRLTALAVDNGAGPHQNYTVVFIGSEAGMVLKVLAKTSPFSLNDSVLLEEIDVFNRAKCLYNSEEDRRILSLHLDKETHGLFVAFSSCVVRLPLSRCERHGSCHKSCIASRDPYCGWMPHGSCEKIPPGQLSGFEQDVEHGNTAQLGDCHEFLATTSTPDYKSFGDPTSDMELSSPSVTTVATGPIESPKIIATQTPELFGSRKFVLQDDPATSHSFESLPGVPDGVWEVQSGESNQMVHMNVLITCVFAAFLLGALIAGMVVYCYRDAFLRKPRKIHKDAESAQSCTDSAGSFAKLNGLFDSPVKEYQQNMDTPKLYTNLLSNGKDMAPNGDTKTMILSGQCQPPELAALPTPESTPVLQQKGLQPIKNQWEKAHSKMNSSRRESPPKSPQYFPSSPPPHSPPGHAHIPSAVVLPNATHDYRASFTNAPDVLRSERKIQNTDPAASSRSSRKDHRRSVDARNTLNDLLKHLNDSNSNPKAILADVPKSRQNMMLDPMVSMTEIPPKVPSREASLYSPSSSLPRNSPTKRVDVPTTPTTPTGQMNTLERQRGYHRNASQRHSISALPKNMNSSNGVVVSRQPSMNRAGYMPPTPPSRLDSHGMPVGVHPQPSVSRQSSYSGQGSLPRTGVKRTPSLKPDVPPKPNGFVPQTAQMRVVNKYSY, encoded by the exons ATGGGCCCGAGAGCTCAGCTCCTCCTCAGCCTGGTGCTTCTGACAGCACCGCGCCTCTGGGCGGTCAGCTTCCCTGAAGACAACGTCCCCATTGACACCATAGACTACCACT ACTCAAAGCAGTATCCCGTATTTAGAGGCCGACCTGCAGGCAATGAATCTCAGCACAGACTGGACTTTCAGCTGATGACGAAAATTCAAGACACGCTCTTCATTGCTGGCAG AGATCAGGTCTACCTTGTAAGTTTGCGAGAGACATACAGGACGGAGATCATACCTTATAGG AAATTAACCTGGAGGTCGGGCCAAGCCGACCGGGAAACATGTGCcatgaaaggaaaacacaga GATGAATGCCATAATTTCATAAAAGTGCTGGTACCCAGAAACGATGACCTGGTGTTCATTTGCGGGACAAACGGGTTTAACCCCATGTGCAGATACTATCGG TTGGACAACCTGGAATTTGACGGCGAAGAAATCAGCGGCCTGGCGAGGTGCCCGTTCGACGCCAAGCAGACCAACGTCGCCCTCTTTGCTG ATGGAAAGCTGTACTCAGCCACAGTAGCTGACTTCCTGGCCAGCGATGCGGTCATCTACCGCAGCATGGGAGACGGCTCCGCCCTCAGAACCATAAAGTACGACTCCAAGTGGTTAAAAG aaccaCACTTCCTGCATGCTGTGGATTATGGGAATTATGTGTACTTCTTCTTCAGGGAAATCGCAGCCGAGCACAATAACTTGGGAAAG GCTGTGTATTCCCGAGTGGCACGCATATGCAAGAATGATGTGGGCGGGTCCCAGCGCGTGCTGGAAAAACACTGGACCTCCTTCGTTAAGGCACGGCTGAACTGCTCCGTTCCGGGGGAGTCGTTCTTCTATTTCGACGTCCTGCAGTCCATCACCGACATAATAGAAATCAATGGAGTGCCTACCGTGGTCGGCGTGTTCACCACACAGCTGAACAG TATCCCTGGCTCGGCGGTTTGCGCCTTTTCGATGGCGGACATTGAGAAGGTATTCAGGGGGAGGttcaaagaacagaaaactCCCGACTCTGTTTGGACGGCTTTCCCAGAAGACCGGCTGCCAAAGCCCAG GCCGGGCTGCTGCGCGGGACATGGCCTGGCAGAGTCTTACAAAACCTCCATTGATTTCCCAGATGAAACTCTGCTTTTCATCAAATCCCACCCACTCATGGACTCGGCCGTGCCGTCCGTCAACGAGGAGCCCTGGTTCACCAAGACCCGCGTCAG GTACAGGCTGACCGCCTTGGCTGTTGACAATGGCGCCGGCCCCCACCAGAACTACACAGTGGTTTTCATCGGCTCAGAGGCTGGCATGGTCCTCAAGGTCCTGGCTAAGACTTCACCGTTCTCCTTGAATGACAGcgtgctgctggaggagatTGATGTCTTCAACCGAGCTAA GTGCCTGTACAACAGCGAGGAGGACCGCCGaatcctctccctccacctggACAAGGAGACCCACGGGCTGTTTGTGGCCTTCTCCAGCTGTGTGGTCAGATTGCCCCTCAGCCGCTGCGAGCGCCACGGCTCCTGCCACAA GTCCTGTATCGCCTCTCGGGATCCTTACTGTGGGTGGATGCCGCATGGATCCTGTGAGAAGATTCCGCCTGGCCAACT ATCTGGGTTCGAGCAGGACGTGGAGCACGGCAACACGGCGCAGCTGGGCGACTGTCACG AATTTTTGGCTACTACATCTACGCCAGATTACAAATCATTTGGCGACCCAACATCTG ACATGGAGTTGTCATCACCTTCAGTCACAACAGTGGCAACTGGCCCCATAGAGTCACCCAAAATCATTGCCACTCAGACACCTGAACTGTTTGGTTCAAGGAAATTTGTCCTCCAAGATGACCCAGCCACTTCACATTCTTTTGAGTCATTACCAGGTGTCCCGGATG GTGTGTGGGAGGTGCAGTCAGGAGAGTCCAACCAGATGGTGCACATGAACGTCCTGATCACCTGTGTGTTCGCTGCCTTCCTGCTGGGGGCGCTGATCGCGGGCATGGTGGTGTACTGCTACCGTGACGCCTTCCTGCGGAAGCCCAGGAAGATCCACAAGGACGCCGAGTCTGCCCAGTCCTGCACGGACTCGGCTGGCAGCTTCGCCAAGCTCAATGGCCTGTTCGACAGCCCGGTGAAGGAGTACCAGCAGAACATGGACACCCCCAAGCTTTACACAAACCTGCTGAGCAACGGGAAGGACATGGCACCGAACGGAGACACGAAGACCATGATACTGAGCGGCCAGTGTCAGCCTCCCGAGCTGGCAGCCCTCCCAACGCCGGAATCCACACCTGTTCTCCAGCAGAAGGGCCTGCAGCCCATCAAGAACCAGTGGGAGAAGGCCCACAGCAAAATGAACTCGTCCCGCCGCGAGTCCCCGCCAAAAAGCCCCCAGTACTTTCCCTCCAGTCCACCTCCGCACTCACCCCCAGGACACGCCCACATACCCAGCGCCGTCGTTCTTCCCAACGCCACTCATGACTACCGGGCCTCCTTTACCAACGCCCCTGACGTGCTGCGCTCTGAGAGGAAAATTCAAAACACGGACCCGGCCGCCAGCTCCAGATCCAGCCGGAAGGATCACAGGCGGTCCGTGGACGCCCGGAATACCTTGAACGACCTGTTGAAACATTTGAACGACAGCAACAGCAACCCTAAGGCTATCCTCGCCGACGTGCCCAAGTCTCGCCAGAACATGATGCTGGACCCTATGGTGAGCATGACGGAGATACCACCCAAAGTCCCCAGCAGGGAGGCGTCGCTGTACTCCCCTTCGTCCTCCCTGCCCAGGAACAGTCCCACAAAAAGGGTCGACGtgcccaccacccccaccacccccacgGGACAGATGAACACTTTAGAAAGACAGAGGGGCTACCACAGGAATGCCTCACAGAGGCATTCCATATCAGCCCTGCCCAAAAACATGAACTCGTCAAATGGGGTCGTCGTATCTCGACAGCCCAGCATGAACAGAGCGGGGTACatgccccccacacccccgtcCCGGTTGGACTCACACGGCATGCCCGTGGGAGTCCACCCGCAGCCCTCTGTGTCCAGACAGAGCAGCTACAGCGGGCAGGGCTCTCTGCCCCGGACGGGGGTCAAGAGAACGCCTTCCTTAAAACCGGACGTTCCCCCGAAACCAAACGGGTTTGTTCCACAGACTGCACAAATGAGGGTAGTGAATAAGTACAGTTACTAA
- the sema6dl gene encoding sema domain, transmembrane domain (TM), and cytoplasmic domain, (semaphorin) 6D, like isoform X3, translating into MGPRAQLLLSLVLLTAPRLWAVSFPEDNVPIDTIDYHYSKQYPVFRGRPAGNESQHRLDFQLMTKIQDTLFIAGRDQVYLVSLRETYRTEIIPYRKLTWRSGQADRETCAMKGKHRDECHNFIKVLVPRNDDLVFICGTNGFNPMCRYYRLDNLEFDGEEISGLARCPFDAKQTNVALFADGKLYSATVADFLASDAVIYRSMGDGSALRTIKYDSKWLKEPHFLHAVDYGNYVYFFFREIAAEHNNLGKAVYSRVARICKNDVGGSQRVLEKHWTSFVKARLNCSVPGESFFYFDVLQSITDIIEINGVPTVVGVFTTQLNSIPGSAVCAFSMADIEKVFRGRFKEQKTPDSVWTAFPEDRLPKPRPGCCAGHGLAESYKTSIDFPDETLLFIKSHPLMDSAVPSVNEEPWFTKTRVRYRLTALAVDNGAGPHQNYTVVFIGSEAGMVLKVLAKTSPFSLNDSVLLEEIDVFNRAKCLYNSEEDRRILSLHLDKETHGLFVAFSSCVVRLPLSRCERHGSCHKSCIASRDPYCGWMPHGSCEKIPPGQLSGFEQDVEHGNTAQLGDCHGVWEVQSGESNQMVHMNVLITCVFAAFLLGALIAGMVVYCYRDAFLRKPRKIHKDAESAQSCTDSAGSFAKLNGLFDSPVKEYQQNMDTPKLYTNLLSNGKDMAPNGDTKTMILSGQCQPPELAALPTPESTPVLQQKGLQPIKNQWEKAHSKMNSSRRESPPKSPQYFPSSPPPHSPPGHAHIPSAVVLPNATHDYRASFTNAPDVLRSERKIQNTDPAASSRSSRKDHRRSVDARNTLNDLLKHLNDSNSNPKAILADVPKSRQNMMLDPMVSMTEIPPKVPSREASLYSPSSSLPRNSPTKRVDVPTTPTTPTGQMNTLERQRGYHRNASQRHSISALPKNMNSSNGVVVSRQPSMNRAGYMPPTPPSRLDSHGMPVGVHPQPSVSRQSSYSGQGSLPRTGVKRTPSLKPDVPPKPNGFVPQTAQMRVVNKYSY; encoded by the exons ATGGGCCCGAGAGCTCAGCTCCTCCTCAGCCTGGTGCTTCTGACAGCACCGCGCCTCTGGGCGGTCAGCTTCCCTGAAGACAACGTCCCCATTGACACCATAGACTACCACT ACTCAAAGCAGTATCCCGTATTTAGAGGCCGACCTGCAGGCAATGAATCTCAGCACAGACTGGACTTTCAGCTGATGACGAAAATTCAAGACACGCTCTTCATTGCTGGCAG AGATCAGGTCTACCTTGTAAGTTTGCGAGAGACATACAGGACGGAGATCATACCTTATAGG AAATTAACCTGGAGGTCGGGCCAAGCCGACCGGGAAACATGTGCcatgaaaggaaaacacaga GATGAATGCCATAATTTCATAAAAGTGCTGGTACCCAGAAACGATGACCTGGTGTTCATTTGCGGGACAAACGGGTTTAACCCCATGTGCAGATACTATCGG TTGGACAACCTGGAATTTGACGGCGAAGAAATCAGCGGCCTGGCGAGGTGCCCGTTCGACGCCAAGCAGACCAACGTCGCCCTCTTTGCTG ATGGAAAGCTGTACTCAGCCACAGTAGCTGACTTCCTGGCCAGCGATGCGGTCATCTACCGCAGCATGGGAGACGGCTCCGCCCTCAGAACCATAAAGTACGACTCCAAGTGGTTAAAAG aaccaCACTTCCTGCATGCTGTGGATTATGGGAATTATGTGTACTTCTTCTTCAGGGAAATCGCAGCCGAGCACAATAACTTGGGAAAG GCTGTGTATTCCCGAGTGGCACGCATATGCAAGAATGATGTGGGCGGGTCCCAGCGCGTGCTGGAAAAACACTGGACCTCCTTCGTTAAGGCACGGCTGAACTGCTCCGTTCCGGGGGAGTCGTTCTTCTATTTCGACGTCCTGCAGTCCATCACCGACATAATAGAAATCAATGGAGTGCCTACCGTGGTCGGCGTGTTCACCACACAGCTGAACAG TATCCCTGGCTCGGCGGTTTGCGCCTTTTCGATGGCGGACATTGAGAAGGTATTCAGGGGGAGGttcaaagaacagaaaactCCCGACTCTGTTTGGACGGCTTTCCCAGAAGACCGGCTGCCAAAGCCCAG GCCGGGCTGCTGCGCGGGACATGGCCTGGCAGAGTCTTACAAAACCTCCATTGATTTCCCAGATGAAACTCTGCTTTTCATCAAATCCCACCCACTCATGGACTCGGCCGTGCCGTCCGTCAACGAGGAGCCCTGGTTCACCAAGACCCGCGTCAG GTACAGGCTGACCGCCTTGGCTGTTGACAATGGCGCCGGCCCCCACCAGAACTACACAGTGGTTTTCATCGGCTCAGAGGCTGGCATGGTCCTCAAGGTCCTGGCTAAGACTTCACCGTTCTCCTTGAATGACAGcgtgctgctggaggagatTGATGTCTTCAACCGAGCTAA GTGCCTGTACAACAGCGAGGAGGACCGCCGaatcctctccctccacctggACAAGGAGACCCACGGGCTGTTTGTGGCCTTCTCCAGCTGTGTGGTCAGATTGCCCCTCAGCCGCTGCGAGCGCCACGGCTCCTGCCACAA GTCCTGTATCGCCTCTCGGGATCCTTACTGTGGGTGGATGCCGCATGGATCCTGTGAGAAGATTCCGCCTGGCCAACT ATCTGGGTTCGAGCAGGACGTGGAGCACGGCAACACGGCGCAGCTGGGCGACTGTCACG GTGTGTGGGAGGTGCAGTCAGGAGAGTCCAACCAGATGGTGCACATGAACGTCCTGATCACCTGTGTGTTCGCTGCCTTCCTGCTGGGGGCGCTGATCGCGGGCATGGTGGTGTACTGCTACCGTGACGCCTTCCTGCGGAAGCCCAGGAAGATCCACAAGGACGCCGAGTCTGCCCAGTCCTGCACGGACTCGGCTGGCAGCTTCGCCAAGCTCAATGGCCTGTTCGACAGCCCGGTGAAGGAGTACCAGCAGAACATGGACACCCCCAAGCTTTACACAAACCTGCTGAGCAACGGGAAGGACATGGCACCGAACGGAGACACGAAGACCATGATACTGAGCGGCCAGTGTCAGCCTCCCGAGCTGGCAGCCCTCCCAACGCCGGAATCCACACCTGTTCTCCAGCAGAAGGGCCTGCAGCCCATCAAGAACCAGTGGGAGAAGGCCCACAGCAAAATGAACTCGTCCCGCCGCGAGTCCCCGCCAAAAAGCCCCCAGTACTTTCCCTCCAGTCCACCTCCGCACTCACCCCCAGGACACGCCCACATACCCAGCGCCGTCGTTCTTCCCAACGCCACTCATGACTACCGGGCCTCCTTTACCAACGCCCCTGACGTGCTGCGCTCTGAGAGGAAAATTCAAAACACGGACCCGGCCGCCAGCTCCAGATCCAGCCGGAAGGATCACAGGCGGTCCGTGGACGCCCGGAATACCTTGAACGACCTGTTGAAACATTTGAACGACAGCAACAGCAACCCTAAGGCTATCCTCGCCGACGTGCCCAAGTCTCGCCAGAACATGATGCTGGACCCTATGGTGAGCATGACGGAGATACCACCCAAAGTCCCCAGCAGGGAGGCGTCGCTGTACTCCCCTTCGTCCTCCCTGCCCAGGAACAGTCCCACAAAAAGGGTCGACGtgcccaccacccccaccacccccacgGGACAGATGAACACTTTAGAAAGACAGAGGGGCTACCACAGGAATGCCTCACAGAGGCATTCCATATCAGCCCTGCCCAAAAACATGAACTCGTCAAATGGGGTCGTCGTATCTCGACAGCCCAGCATGAACAGAGCGGGGTACatgccccccacacccccgtcCCGGTTGGACTCACACGGCATGCCCGTGGGAGTCCACCCGCAGCCCTCTGTGTCCAGACAGAGCAGCTACAGCGGGCAGGGCTCTCTGCCCCGGACGGGGGTCAAGAGAACGCCTTCCTTAAAACCGGACGTTCCCCCGAAACCAAACGGGTTTGTTCCACAGACTGCACAAATGAGGGTAGTGAATAAGTACAGTTACTAA
- the sema6dl gene encoding sema domain, transmembrane domain (TM), and cytoplasmic domain, (semaphorin) 6D, like isoform X2 yields MGPRAQLLLSLVLLTAPRLWAVSFPEDNVPIDTIDYHYSKQYPVFRGRPAGNESQHRLDFQLMTKIQDTLFIAGRDQVYLVSLRETYRTEIIPYRKLTWRSGQADRETCAMKGKHRDECHNFIKVLVPRNDDLVFICGTNGFNPMCRYYRLDNLEFDGEEISGLARCPFDAKQTNVALFADGKLYSATVADFLASDAVIYRSMGDGSALRTIKYDSKWLKEPHFLHAVDYGNYVYFFFREIAAEHNNLGKAVYSRVARICKNDVGGSQRVLEKHWTSFVKARLNCSVPGESFFYFDVLQSITDIIEINGVPTVVGVFTTQLNSIPGSAVCAFSMADIEKVFRGRFKEQKTPDSVWTAFPEDRLPKPRPGCCAGHGLAESYKTSIDFPDETLLFIKSHPLMDSAVPSVNEEPWFTKTRVRYRLTALAVDNGAGPHQNYTVVFIGSEAGMVLKVLAKTSPFSLNDSVLLEEIDVFNRAKCLYNSEEDRRILSLHLDKETHGLFVAFSSCVVRLPLSRCERHGSCHKSCIASRDPYCGWMPHGSCEKIPPGQLSGFEQDVEHGNTAQLGDCHDMELSSPSVTTVATGPIESPKIIATQTPELFGSRKFVLQDDPATSHSFESLPGVPDGVWEVQSGESNQMVHMNVLITCVFAAFLLGALIAGMVVYCYRDAFLRKPRKIHKDAESAQSCTDSAGSFAKLNGLFDSPVKEYQQNMDTPKLYTNLLSNGKDMAPNGDTKTMILSGQCQPPELAALPTPESTPVLQQKGLQPIKNQWEKAHSKMNSSRRESPPKSPQYFPSSPPPHSPPGHAHIPSAVVLPNATHDYRASFTNAPDVLRSERKIQNTDPAASSRSSRKDHRRSVDARNTLNDLLKHLNDSNSNPKAILADVPKSRQNMMLDPMVSMTEIPPKVPSREASLYSPSSSLPRNSPTKRVDVPTTPTTPTGQMNTLERQRGYHRNASQRHSISALPKNMNSSNGVVVSRQPSMNRAGYMPPTPPSRLDSHGMPVGVHPQPSVSRQSSYSGQGSLPRTGVKRTPSLKPDVPPKPNGFVPQTAQMRVVNKYSY; encoded by the exons ATGGGCCCGAGAGCTCAGCTCCTCCTCAGCCTGGTGCTTCTGACAGCACCGCGCCTCTGGGCGGTCAGCTTCCCTGAAGACAACGTCCCCATTGACACCATAGACTACCACT ACTCAAAGCAGTATCCCGTATTTAGAGGCCGACCTGCAGGCAATGAATCTCAGCACAGACTGGACTTTCAGCTGATGACGAAAATTCAAGACACGCTCTTCATTGCTGGCAG AGATCAGGTCTACCTTGTAAGTTTGCGAGAGACATACAGGACGGAGATCATACCTTATAGG AAATTAACCTGGAGGTCGGGCCAAGCCGACCGGGAAACATGTGCcatgaaaggaaaacacaga GATGAATGCCATAATTTCATAAAAGTGCTGGTACCCAGAAACGATGACCTGGTGTTCATTTGCGGGACAAACGGGTTTAACCCCATGTGCAGATACTATCGG TTGGACAACCTGGAATTTGACGGCGAAGAAATCAGCGGCCTGGCGAGGTGCCCGTTCGACGCCAAGCAGACCAACGTCGCCCTCTTTGCTG ATGGAAAGCTGTACTCAGCCACAGTAGCTGACTTCCTGGCCAGCGATGCGGTCATCTACCGCAGCATGGGAGACGGCTCCGCCCTCAGAACCATAAAGTACGACTCCAAGTGGTTAAAAG aaccaCACTTCCTGCATGCTGTGGATTATGGGAATTATGTGTACTTCTTCTTCAGGGAAATCGCAGCCGAGCACAATAACTTGGGAAAG GCTGTGTATTCCCGAGTGGCACGCATATGCAAGAATGATGTGGGCGGGTCCCAGCGCGTGCTGGAAAAACACTGGACCTCCTTCGTTAAGGCACGGCTGAACTGCTCCGTTCCGGGGGAGTCGTTCTTCTATTTCGACGTCCTGCAGTCCATCACCGACATAATAGAAATCAATGGAGTGCCTACCGTGGTCGGCGTGTTCACCACACAGCTGAACAG TATCCCTGGCTCGGCGGTTTGCGCCTTTTCGATGGCGGACATTGAGAAGGTATTCAGGGGGAGGttcaaagaacagaaaactCCCGACTCTGTTTGGACGGCTTTCCCAGAAGACCGGCTGCCAAAGCCCAG GCCGGGCTGCTGCGCGGGACATGGCCTGGCAGAGTCTTACAAAACCTCCATTGATTTCCCAGATGAAACTCTGCTTTTCATCAAATCCCACCCACTCATGGACTCGGCCGTGCCGTCCGTCAACGAGGAGCCCTGGTTCACCAAGACCCGCGTCAG GTACAGGCTGACCGCCTTGGCTGTTGACAATGGCGCCGGCCCCCACCAGAACTACACAGTGGTTTTCATCGGCTCAGAGGCTGGCATGGTCCTCAAGGTCCTGGCTAAGACTTCACCGTTCTCCTTGAATGACAGcgtgctgctggaggagatTGATGTCTTCAACCGAGCTAA GTGCCTGTACAACAGCGAGGAGGACCGCCGaatcctctccctccacctggACAAGGAGACCCACGGGCTGTTTGTGGCCTTCTCCAGCTGTGTGGTCAGATTGCCCCTCAGCCGCTGCGAGCGCCACGGCTCCTGCCACAA GTCCTGTATCGCCTCTCGGGATCCTTACTGTGGGTGGATGCCGCATGGATCCTGTGAGAAGATTCCGCCTGGCCAACT ATCTGGGTTCGAGCAGGACGTGGAGCACGGCAACACGGCGCAGCTGGGCGACTGTCACG ACATGGAGTTGTCATCACCTTCAGTCACAACAGTGGCAACTGGCCCCATAGAGTCACCCAAAATCATTGCCACTCAGACACCTGAACTGTTTGGTTCAAGGAAATTTGTCCTCCAAGATGACCCAGCCACTTCACATTCTTTTGAGTCATTACCAGGTGTCCCGGATG GTGTGTGGGAGGTGCAGTCAGGAGAGTCCAACCAGATGGTGCACATGAACGTCCTGATCACCTGTGTGTTCGCTGCCTTCCTGCTGGGGGCGCTGATCGCGGGCATGGTGGTGTACTGCTACCGTGACGCCTTCCTGCGGAAGCCCAGGAAGATCCACAAGGACGCCGAGTCTGCCCAGTCCTGCACGGACTCGGCTGGCAGCTTCGCCAAGCTCAATGGCCTGTTCGACAGCCCGGTGAAGGAGTACCAGCAGAACATGGACACCCCCAAGCTTTACACAAACCTGCTGAGCAACGGGAAGGACATGGCACCGAACGGAGACACGAAGACCATGATACTGAGCGGCCAGTGTCAGCCTCCCGAGCTGGCAGCCCTCCCAACGCCGGAATCCACACCTGTTCTCCAGCAGAAGGGCCTGCAGCCCATCAAGAACCAGTGGGAGAAGGCCCACAGCAAAATGAACTCGTCCCGCCGCGAGTCCCCGCCAAAAAGCCCCCAGTACTTTCCCTCCAGTCCACCTCCGCACTCACCCCCAGGACACGCCCACATACCCAGCGCCGTCGTTCTTCCCAACGCCACTCATGACTACCGGGCCTCCTTTACCAACGCCCCTGACGTGCTGCGCTCTGAGAGGAAAATTCAAAACACGGACCCGGCCGCCAGCTCCAGATCCAGCCGGAAGGATCACAGGCGGTCCGTGGACGCCCGGAATACCTTGAACGACCTGTTGAAACATTTGAACGACAGCAACAGCAACCCTAAGGCTATCCTCGCCGACGTGCCCAAGTCTCGCCAGAACATGATGCTGGACCCTATGGTGAGCATGACGGAGATACCACCCAAAGTCCCCAGCAGGGAGGCGTCGCTGTACTCCCCTTCGTCCTCCCTGCCCAGGAACAGTCCCACAAAAAGGGTCGACGtgcccaccacccccaccacccccacgGGACAGATGAACACTTTAGAAAGACAGAGGGGCTACCACAGGAATGCCTCACAGAGGCATTCCATATCAGCCCTGCCCAAAAACATGAACTCGTCAAATGGGGTCGTCGTATCTCGACAGCCCAGCATGAACAGAGCGGGGTACatgccccccacacccccgtcCCGGTTGGACTCACACGGCATGCCCGTGGGAGTCCACCCGCAGCCCTCTGTGTCCAGACAGAGCAGCTACAGCGGGCAGGGCTCTCTGCCCCGGACGGGGGTCAAGAGAACGCCTTCCTTAAAACCGGACGTTCCCCCGAAACCAAACGGGTTTGTTCCACAGACTGCACAAATGAGGGTAGTGAATAAGTACAGTTACTAA